ATTGATTTTGCTCAGTTTTGTTCTGTAATTTTATACTATGAAAAGATTGTCCCTCGTATTAACCGTAATACTTTTTTCGCAAATGCTATCAGCCCAAGACAGTGGAGATCCGTATACATCACTTTGGAAAAAAGTGCAGAAACTAGAGAGCGAAGACCTTACCAAGTCCGCCTTGGAGATGGTTGAAACTATTTCGGCGAAAGCTGAAAAAGAGAAAAATTCAGAACAGACCGTCAAAGCATTGCTCTTTACCTCAAAGTATATCATGACTTTAGAGGAAGATTCACAACTAACCATCATCAACCGTTTTAAAGCGGAAATTAAAAAAGCGGAAACCCCAACCAAAAACATTCTAGAAAGTTATTTGGCCAATCTATACTGGCAATATTTCCAACAAAACCGGTATCAGTTTTACAACCGTACTTCAACGGAAACAAAAGTAGACCATGTTGACTTCCGCACTTGGGACCTCACTACACTTTTTCATGAAATCAAACTTCATTTTACGGCATCCCTGGAAAACCCAAAAGAACTTCAAAATACAGATTTACAAGGGTTTGAAGAGCTATTGAACCAACAAAAGGGTTCTGGCAGCTTCCGCCCTACCCTTTACGATATTTTAGCCCACACAGCACTGCAGTTCTTCAAAAGTGATGAAAGCAATATTACTCGACCAGCGGATAAATATGAAATCAATGATACGGAAACTATATGCGAGGCCTACCAGTTTGCACATCATAATTTGAGCACCAAAGACAAAACTTCGTTACAGGCAAGAGTATTGAAAGTATACCAAGAACTCATTCTCTTTCATTTTGGCGAACCTGACTTAAAACCTTTGGTTATGGCCGATATTGAACGCCTAAACTTTGTCTACCAGAATGGCATTTTTAAAAATAAGGAAACACTTTACGAGGAGACCTTAAAAAACTCTGCGGAGCAACTAAAGCGCCATGAAACCTCTGCATTGTACCGTTATGAACTAGCGAAGTTATACCATACCCAAGGGCAAGCTTATCAACCTAAAACAAACGAAGAACCGCGTTGGAAAAAGAAAGAGGCTATTGTGCTGTGCGATGAAGTAATTGCCAAGTTCCCCGATAGTATGGGCGCCGAGCAGTGTAAATCACTTAAATCTCAAATCCTGGCTCCAACGTTATCCATGGTTACGGAAAAATATATTCCGGTTAACCAGCCTTCAAAATTATTGGTTAATTATAAAAACCTGACCTCCTTACAATTGTCCGCTTACGAAGTAGACAACAAACAGATTAAGGAATTAAACAGCCTATATCCGCAAAAAAAGCAACTGTCCTTTATAAAAAAACTGAAACAAAAAAAGAGTTGGTCCGCTCAACTTCAAAATGAAAAAGACTATCAACAACATGGTATTGAAGTGCTGCTACCGCCTTTGGAAAACGGACAATACATTATTTTGGCTACACCCGAACAGAAAAGCAAAGACAGTTTTGCTTTTAGTCAAATTCAGGTGACCAATATGGCTTTGATTGAAACCAATGCCCAATCGGAAAAAAAATATCAAGTAATCAATAGAAATTCTGGCAAGCCAATTTCAGGGGCTAAAATGAAGTTTACTTATCTGCAGAATTATAACAAGCCTTATGCTTCCAAAACTGAGAAAACAGATAAAATGGGATTTGCAACACTTCCCTTAACGAATGATAATTGGAACGACGTTTCGGTAGAAATCAATCATAATGATGAGAAGGCTTACTTTGGCAATTATTATGTAAACAAAAAACCGGAAAAAAGCAGAGCTAACGAGGCTACAAACAAAATTTTTCTCTTTACGGACCGAAGTATTTACCGCCCAGGACAACCTGTTTACTTTAAAGGTATTCTGATAGAAACTTTTGAAGAAAAATCGAAAGTGGTAGCTAATGAAAAGGTGTCGGCAACCTTGTATGATGTTAATGACCAAGAAATAACGGAACTCGAATTTAAGACGAATGAATTCGGTTCTTTTAATGGTGAGTTTATACTTCCAAGCTCAGGCCTAACGGGAGATTTTCATATCGAAACCGATGGTATTTCCTTGGATGCCTATAACACGCATTATTTCTCCGTAGAAGAATACAAACGCCCAAAATTTGAAACCTCTTTTGAACCTGTTACAGCGACTTATAAAGTAAATGACAGTATAAAAGTTACAGGTAGTGCTACTGCTTATGCCGGAAGTAAAATTACCGATGCTAAGGTAAGCTACCGTGTAAAACGCGCCGTGTACTTTCCACGCTGGTTTTACTGGCGTATGCCCCATTACAACAATGCTCCCCAAGAAATAGCTCATGGAGAAACTACTACAGATGCTTCAGGTAGTTTTGATTTAAAATTTAAAGCCATACCCGATAATAGTGTCTCCAAAGAGCACCTACCCACTTTTACTTATGAAATTAGTGCAGATGTTACGGACATTAACGGAGAAACGCATAGCACCACTACTTTTGTCTCCGTAGGTTATCATGCGCTTACCGCCAATATATCTGTTCCCGAGCAATGGAACAAGGACAAAAATGAAGATAATGTAACCATCTCTACCTCCAATCTTAATGGGCAACCTATATCTGCAAAAGGAACCTTGAAAATGTACAAACTACAAGCTCCAAAGCAGGTGCTGCGTTCTAGGTCCTGGCCGGCCCCTGATTATAAAAATTGGAGCAAAGAAGAATATCAGAATCTTTTTCCACATGAGGCCTATGACAAAGAGGATCAAGCAATACATTGGGCGAAAGGTAAATTGGTGTGGCAAACTGATTTTGACACTGAGAAATCTAGTACGTTCGACATAAAAAACCTAAAAAAATGGGAGTCGGGCAAATATGTTATTGAATTGGAGACCAAGGATAAATTTGGCCAAGTTGTAAAGGAAAAAGCCATAACCACACTTTTCAGTGATACCGATAAACAATTGGCGGACAACCACCTATTCGACATTAAAATAGATAAACCTAATTATGAGATTGGTGACAAGGCTGAGATTACATTATACTCAAACTCAGAGGACCTGACCGTAACCGTTACTATTGAGAAGGAAGAAGAAATTATTGATATACGTAAGATTCAATTGAACCAAAACTCAAAATCGTTTACAGTCCCGGTTACTGAAAATGATTTAGGAGGATTTGCCATCAATTATACGTTTTCTGCCTATAATTCCTTTCAGTCGGGTACGTTATCTATTTCTGTGCCTTATCCAGAAAACCGACTTGAAATCGAGACCACTACTTTTAGAAATAAATTACAGCCGGGTATGGAAGAGACTTGGTCGTTTAAATTAAAAGGACCTCAAGGCGAAAAAGTATCTGCCGAACTTTTGGCAAGCATGTACGATGCCTCTTTAGATACTTTTAGACCACACGGATGGAATTTTAATCCACTTGCACGAGGCTCCTATTATTCCTCCATTTACGCTAATGCCCATTCCAGCTTTGGCACGAATTCATTCCGAACCTATCTGGATACAGACAGATATAGCTACTCACCGCAACAGTACGACTCCTTTAACTGGTTTGGGTTACATTTTGGTAATGGGAACTATAGCAGAGGTTTATTAACCAGAAAAATGGCAATGAGCGGTGCCCCTGTAGACCTAATGGAGGATAGTGCGCTATTGGAAGAAGTTGTCATTACCTCTTCAATGGCTCCAGAAGAAAATGAAATTGGGTTAACCAATCACAATACCTCAACTAACAAAGTTGAAAAGAAAACGGATTTAGAAAAAGTACAAATCCGTACAAACCTTCAGGAAACGGCATTTTTCTTTCCTGAATTACGAACGGATAAAGAAGGAAATGTTTCGTTCAACTTCACCACGCCAGAAGCGCTTACCAAATGGAAACTACAATTATTGGCCCATACAAAAGATCTGCACAGTTCTGTTAAGAGGTTAAAGACCGTTACGCAAAAAGAACTAATGGTGATGCCAAACGTACCGCGTTTTCTGCGTGAAGGTGATGAAATCAGCATAAGTACTAAAATTGCGAACCTCACGGATAAAAAGCTATCTGGACAAGCGAAACTTATACTTGTTGATGTACTTTCAGGAAAAGACGTCACCGAACAATTATTAAGTACGAAAGCTCAAAATGAATTCGCGGTAGACTCGTTAGGGAACACTCAGGTTTCATGGCAACTTAAAATTCCAGAAAACCTTCAGGCCGTTCAGTATACCGTGATAGCAAAAGCGGGCGATTTTAGTGATGGCGAACAAAGTGTGCTTCCCGTTTTGACCAACCGTATGTTAGTTACGGAAACCTTACCGATGTGGGTACGTAGCAATCAGACCAAAACCTTTGTTTTAGATAAATTGAGGGATAATACCTCAACTACAATACAACATCATAAACTTACTTTGGAAATCACTTCCAACCCAGCTTGGTATGCCGTTCAGGCACTGCCATATTTAATGGAGTATCCTTATGACTGTAACGAGCAAACTTTTGCCCGATACTATGCCAACACTTTGGCAAGCCATATTGCGAATTCAAACAAAAGAATAAAAGCGGTATTTGACCAATGGGCCAGTTCCGATGCGTTACTGAGCAACTTGGAAAAGAATGAAGAACTGAAATCCCTTTTAATTCAAGAAACCCCATGGTTACGCGATGCGCAATCTGAGACCGAACAGAAAAAACGAATTGCGCTTTTATTCGACCTCAACAAAATGAAAGATGCACAGAGCCGTGCACTTGATAAATTGAAGAACAACCAAAAATCATCCGGGGCATGGCCGTGGTTTAGCGGTGGTTCTGACAACCGGTTCATCACCCAACATATTATTACGGGAATTGGCCATTTAAACAAACTGAACGTAACCTCTGCCACACCCGAAAACCAGTCTAAAGCGGAAGAAATGACCCGAAAGGCCATTGCTTATTTGGATGCCGAATTTGTAGAAGAGTACGAGCAAATGAAGAAATACGCTTCCAACATAAATCATGATCATTTAAGCCAGATACAAATTCACTATTTGTACATGCGCAGCTTCTTTACCGATATTAAAACCTCAAAGGAAGTCGATAAAATTAGGGCGTATTATCTTGGACAAGCTAAAAAATATTGGACCAAAAAAGGGCTTTATTCCAAAGGCATGTTGGCATTGACCTTAAAAAGGATGGGAGACACCGCCACGGCTAATAAAATTCTTAAAGGACTTAAGGAAAACAGTATTATTTCAGAAGAATTAGGAATGTACTGGAAAGAAAACACCGCCTCTTGGTCTTGGTACCAGGCACCCATTGAAACGCAAGCGCTTTTGATAGAAGCTTTTGGTGAAATAGAAAACGACACTGAAACTATTGACAACTTAAAAATTTGGCTCCTAAAACATAAACAGACCAACCAATGGTCTACAACCAAAGCTACATCGGAAGCCGTTTACGCACTTCTTCTACAGGGCAGCGATTGGCTTTCCGTTACCGATGCAGTTGATGTTACGGTTGGAGGTAAAGCAATTGATGGTGAAAAACTAGAAAACACTAAAGTGGAAGCAGGAACAGGATACTTTAAAACCTCTTGGAACACGATTGAAGTAGAGCCACAGATGGCCGAAGTACAGCTAACCAAAAAAGGGAATGGCATTGCCTGGGGTGCCCTTTACTGGCAATATTTTGAGGACCTTGATAAGATTACATCAGCAAAAACCCCTTTGCAGCTTAAGAAAAAATTATTTCTTAAGAAGGATACAGATACAGGTGAAAAAATAACAGAAATCACCAAAGCTACATCCTTAAAAGTGGGTGATTTAGTAAAGGTGAGAATTGAACTTCGTGCTGACCGAGATATGGAATTCGTTCATATAAAAGACATGCGAGCAGCTGGTTTTGAGCCTGTAAATGTAATTTCAAGTTATAAATGGCAAGATGGGCTTGGCTATTATGAAAGCACGAAAGATGCCAGTACCAATTTCTTTTTCGATTATTTACCAAAGGGAGTTCATGTCTTTGAATATGACGTAAGAGTAAACAATGCCGGAGAATTCAGCAATGGCGTAACTACCATTCAAAGCATGTATGCTCCTGAGTTTTCAAGTCATTCTGAGGGTGTGCGGGTGGTGGTTGGTGAATAGTAGTTTGTAGTTCAATATAAACTTGCGGATAAATTTACAAACTCATGCGGTCTTTAAAAAGGTAAGATTGTCGCCTAGAAACTTCAACTTCCACTCCGTTTTTCATGGTAAGTTTTAGTTTTCCGTTAAACCATGGCACCACATCTCCAATATAATTGGTATTGATGATTTGTTGTCTATTCGCTCTAAAAAAGTTCTGAGTAGGCAGTTTTTCCTCTACTTGATTTAGGGATTTGTAGAGCATTGGATTTTGGTCTTCAAAAAAAACTCGGGTATAATTACCCACAATATCAAAATGCGAAATATCCCCAATTTTGACCAACCAGCATTTCTCTCCATCTTTAATGAATATCTGGCTGTTTTCCGTCAACCGCTCACTCTTTAGTTCTTCTGGGGCCTTAGTTTTCTCAATTTTACTTTTAACCTTTTCTATCGCCAATGCAAAACGGCTTTCGCTTATTGGTTTTAAAAGATAGTCCAACGCATTATACTCAAAAGATTTAATAGCAAATTCGTCATAGGCTGTAGTGAAAACCGTTATTGGAACCTCATCGAGCATTTCCAATAGCTCAAAACCATCCTTTTCTGGCATATTTATATCTAATAATAGAAGCTCGGGTTTTGTTTTTTTTATCAACTCTACCCCATTGTCAACATTTTCTGCTTCGCCTATCAACTCAATTTCAGAATAGTCTTTTAACAATTCTTTCAATTCGTTTCTTGCCAGTCTTGAATCTTCAACTATTACCGCTCTAATCTGTTTCATTCTAATGGAATTTTTATGCTAGCAACAACCTCACCTTCTATCTCTTTTAATGAAAAAGAAGCCTTTTGACCATGCAAGAGGCGCAATCGTTGCCGGATATTTTTTAACCCCAGCTGCGTAGAGTCCTTCGCTATTTTTAATTTTCCCGTATTTGCTACGGTTATAAATAAGTTTTCGTTGTCTTTTGTAACGTTCAATGTTATAGCTCCTCCATCTTTGAGATTGGCAATCCCGTGCTTAGCGGCATTCTCTATCAACAACTGAATTATCATAGGAGGTATAGGAATCTGTAATGCTTCTTCATCTATTTCTTCAACATATTGCAACCGATCTTCCATTTGTATTTTTGAAAGCGCAATATAGTTTTCTACCATTTCCAACTCTTCACATAATGGAATAGCATCTACAGTATTTTTGGCAAATGCATATTCCAACATTTCCGATAGTTTGGAAATCATTTCTTGCGATTTACCCACATCTTCAAGCATCAATCCCCTGACATTATTTATACTATTGAATAAAAAATGTGGATTTATTTGCCCTTTTAAAGTATTCAATTGTGCCTCTCTCAAGGTGGTATTTAATTCTAATTGTAATAGGTGATTTTTATTCGCTTCCAAGATAAATTTGAATATAAAATATACAATGGTCCATAACAGTACTATTACAGTTGTATCGAATATTCTAATTATGAAATTTACATTCTCCTTAAGCCATTCCAATTCACCGTCAGTTTTACCCCATATTTTTTCATATGCCAATTCAAATAAACTTACAAGCGAGTATATCAAGGCCGAACAGGATACAAATGCAACAAGTAATCTAATCACGTTTTTTTTACTAAAAATTTCAAAATCTACATTGTTTTTCAAATAGATTCTATAAATAGACGTAGAAATAATTGCCGATAAACCTGAAGTTAAAAAATCATATACCCTGTAGGTAAAGCTAAACTCTTTGAAAAGAAATACAGTAGAGTAAACTGCATACCATCCCAATATTTGCAAAATATAGAAAAGTAACTCTTTTCGAAGTCTAGTTATTTTCATTTTACTTTTCTTCTGTTCTGTTTTGATATCTAGGAATATAGAGCTTAATTAGTTTTTGTTCTTTAATAATACTTAAAGTACCTCTCTTACCATACAAAAGCCTCAAGCGTTGATTGACTTTTTTAAATCCAGTATCTTCTTTCAGACCCGTATTTAAAACTCCACTTGTATGTAAACCTAGTACCATATTATCATCTAAATTTTCACAATACAGCCTTAATTCTCTTTTGTTAGCTCCATTTACAACAGCATCATCCAACATTAATTCAAACATACTTATTAACAACATTGGAGGAACTGTGTTATCCAAAAATTCGGAGTTCATTTCGTTACTTAGTTTGATAGTATTGGGAGCATCAATTTGATATAGTTCTAAGTATTTCTGTACCATATCCATTTCATGACTAATAGATATGCTCTTCACATTTTGATTTGAAAGAGAATACCTTAAAAGCTCTGAAAGATCTGTAAGCATTTTTCTAGCGTTTTTTGTATCCAAAGGCATTTGTTTTCTAATACTATGTAACACCTTTATTAAAAATTTACCATTTACATGACCTTGTAAAATATTTAATTGAGCATTCTTTATACTTTCACGCAATTGCAATCTTTCTATTCTATTTTGATTATGATTACGAAGAGACTTTACAATGTAATACAATAACGTCCATACACTTAACAAAGCCAATCCAAGAATCATTGGCCCCAATGTAATTGCTATACCTTCATGTTCCTTATGAGTTTCAGAGCCACTGCCCGCATGGTCAAGTACTATAAAGTGTTTAAATAAATATAATATCAGTACCCAAAGCATACAACATACAAATGCCAGACCAATAACCCTTGAAATATTTATGAGATTAAATTCCAGAGTTGAATACTTCTTTAACAACCACCTATATATACTAGTAGTAATTACACCCGCGATAAAAATAGAGCTACTTATTAAGGTCGTGTCAAAAAGAGAATTGCCATCGATAAAAGCAGCATAACCAATAAAAAAAAATATAATTCCCCACCCCAGGATTTGAAGTACCCAGAAAAGATGTTTACCTAAAAAAGTAAATATTCTCATTTAATAATTAATTGATAAAGATTTTCTGGTCAGGGCATAATAAACAACATAATACCAACCAAGAAGACCGTGAAGAAGGACAAGATAAAAAACATTTCTTTTCTCCAAAGAGGCCACCAATGCAAGAAGATTACCAAAAAACAACCCACTTTGAAAATAAAAAATCACCATCATTCCAAATGAATACCCAAAAGCAACTCCTGCCTTATAAGCAGGAGAATTAACACCGGCACTATCCGCTACACCGTGTAAAAAACCATAATGGGCAATTGCTCCAATTACAAGAAAGAATATTATTATACCCACTATTATTAGGACCGCCAAGCCAAAATTTTTATAATTTTTGGCTTGTTGGGTTTTTATTTTATCGTTTGTCATTTTACCATAAATTACGATTGCCTTTGCATACATATAGAGCATGAAGTTCAAATATAGGTGTTTTGAACGCTCCCCTTAAACGATGAACGTTTTATCATCTAAGAACTATCTCAGCTAGCAATTCAATTAAAAATTTTAGTACGATTAGCATTCTCTGTTATTTTAAATTAGTGCCTTTAGCATTTCTAGAACTTTCAAAAAGATTTATAGAAACGGTGAGAAATAACACATGGAATGGTTTAGAATTACAGTACTATACTGCAGAGATAAAAATGATGGTTTCTAACAATCACCGGAATTTATTTTTTTAATTAACTGCCATCTCAAAAACACGATAGACAACCCTGCCCAACTCTAGCCCTAAAAAGCCACCTATGGCAAGGCAAAGAGCAATACTCAAAGCAGTACGAAGAAATATTTTTCGCTTATCCGAAACGCTGACAATGTTCTCTTCTTTTTGTAAAAGCCCATTTTTATATATTGATACACCTACACCTCCGATGTATAAAAAACTTAGATATGGCTTTAGTCTGTAATTATTATCTCCTATTTTGAAATGATGGTCTTTTCCAAACCATGAAAACCCCTCAGAGACTTTTTTACAATTCACAAGAATAGACTCCACTCCAAAAAAAGAATTATACACTTCCACATTTTTATTTTCTATACGATAATTAGCATGTTTCATAATATGTTTGATTTATTGATTATTTCTAGTTGAACGGATATAGAGGAGTCTCTAAAAGACTCCTATGTGTTTCACAAAAAGCTTATATAGATTGTAGTAATGCTACCGCATCCTCTGCGTTACTCAATTTTGCATAGTCTAATGCTGTCATACCTAATTTGGATTTTTCCGTTAAGTCCGCTCCCTTTTTAATCAATAATTGAACTAATTCTACATTGTTATATCTAGCGGCATACATTATTGGAGTCATCCCCATAGTTTTATCCTTTACCTCAACGTCAGAGCCTAGTTCCAAAAACTTTTTAACCGTTTCATAATCATTTTGAGCAACAGCCAAACTTAAAGGTGCTACGTTGGTTGTTGTTGCTTTTATTGGTCGTATTGCTTTGTCAGAAGGTTTATTGTTTGCATTTGCAGTAGTAGACATTAAACTAACTAGAATTCCGAAGGCGATTACTGATTTTCTCATGATATTAAATTTAAATTGTTATTGATTTGTTTTTTATTTCTGATGTAAAAGTAGCTCACCCTCTTAGGATTAGAAACGAATTTATGACCAACGGTAATTTTGACAATGCGAACGGAAGCAATAATCCACCTATTATGACGAGCGGTAAATACTACAACTTGAATGGTAATTAACCTGTATTTTGAATAGAAAAATAGATGTTACAGTAGCCTTTTAACCACCTCAAAAGTAAATTTTCGTATTTGAATACGACTTAAGAGTAAACAATGCCGGAGATTTCAGTAATGGCATAACTACCATACAAAGTATGTATGCACCTGAGTTTTCTAGTCATTCGGAAGGAGTACGGGTGGAGGTTGACAACTAATTTTAATAGTAAGAGCTTATGAACTCACTGTAGGCCAGAGCAACTTATAAATAATAACGCCTAGAATAAAGCCAGAGCCCAGACCGCAAAGGATAACCACGGCAAACATCTGGTTAGAGGATTTTTGAGATAAAATATTTACCAATGAGATTGGAGAGCCATTTTTGCGGACTTCAAACCGATTTAACTTATCCCCGTAGGAAGCATCCCTTTGGGCAACCCAATATCTGTTTTCACCAATAGTAAAAGTATGCTCCACTCCTGCGTCCGAGATCTTTTTAGAAACAGTTTTTCCGTTCAAAAGGACTTTTTCCTTTCCAAATAGGGTGTGAACCACTTCTATCTTATGGTTATCTACATAATAAAGCGCACGCTTTAGCATTGGGGACATTTAAGTTAAAGTTCGTATGGGGATAGAAACTACCTTTTAAAAATACCTTATAAGCAGTTTCGCATAAAAGAGAAACCGTATTGAATAAATTTTAATGAAAGGATAATCGAAAATATACAATAATAAATTACCTACAGTATAAAGTTTTTAACACTACAGACTGTACAAAGTTCAAAACATCTTTATATAAATACAGGAACTGTGCATATTTCTATTTGCCAGGCGGATATTTAGAAAAAACTTTGGTAGCTAACGCGTGTATTTTCTCTTCTCTTATTTCTGGAGTTACATTTTCTTTAAAACTACTTTGACCTTGCCCTTGCCAAAAGAGTTCATCCTTTTTAACATCAACAAAATCAAACCGAATTTCCCTTTCTAATTTAGATTGACCGACAGGTATACCTACGGAAACTCCACCTCCAACACTTCTACCCGTTCCTCCTATCCCTACACCTACCGTGTTATTTCTAGGAGCCTGAAACGATTCACTTTCTATGTTGATAAAAAAATCAGGATCTTCAGAAAAACGTATACCTTTTAGCTGCATTTCCGAATTTACTGCGTCCAATAAACGTTTGGTATCAAGTTCACTTAGACCCGTATCCATATCAGGGTAATAATTATACGTACTGTAGTTAGTGAAATCGGTTGCTTTATCATAATCATAATTTACCTTAATCGCATTACACGAGACCAAGAGTAAAATAAACAATAATGTAAAGACATTTTTCATAGTCCAGTTTTATTAAATGTAAGGAATTTTAATTGGACAAAAAGTTAGCGAACACTAACTATTTAACATTCCCCAAAGCTTATCTTTCAATTCTGTAATACCCTGTTGTGCAACAGATGAAATAAACATGTATGGTACCTTCTCCAAATCTTTATCCAATTCTACGCTCATCTCTTCTATCAGTTCTTGATCGAGCATATCACTTTTAGAAATGGCTACTAAACGCTCTTTATCCAATAATTCCGGATTGTATCTTCGTAATTCATCAAGAAGAATCTGGTATTCTTTCCCTATATCCTTACTATCCGCAGGTATTAAAAATAATAAAGTAGCATTACGTTCTATATGACGCAGGAAATAATGCCCCAGCCCTTTTCCTTCGGCTGCACCTTCAATAATCCCTGGGATATCTGCCATAACGAAACTCTGAAAATCGCGATATTCGACAATTCCTAAATTGGGTTTAAGGGTTGTAAACTCGTATGCTGCAATTTTTGGTTTAG
This genomic interval from Zobellia roscoffensis contains the following:
- a CDS encoding DUF4136 domain-containing protein, whose amino-acid sequence is MKNVFTLLFILLLVSCNAIKVNYDYDKATDFTNYSTYNYYPDMDTGLSELDTKRLLDAVNSEMQLKGIRFSEDPDFFINIESESFQAPRNNTVGVGIGGTGRSVGGGVSVGIPVGQSKLEREIRFDFVDVKKDELFWQGQGQSSFKENVTPEIREEKIHALATKVFSKYPPGK